The following is a genomic window from Candidatus Eremiobacteraceae bacterium.
CGAACGTTCTCACCGCACGGCTAAAAGAACTCGAGAGCGCGGGCGTAGTCCGGCGCCGGTTGCTGCCCCGTCCGGCGGGGTCGGTCATCTATGAGCTGACCGAATACGGCGCGGAACTAGAGGATGTCGTGGTGCTGCTCGGGCGATGGGGCGCAAAACTTCTCAGTGAGCCGCGCGCGGGTGAGATAATCACCGTCGACTCCATGGTTATGGCCATGCGCTCCACGTTCCACGGCGAGGCCTCACGCGGTCTCCATGCAAGCTTTGAGATGCATTTAGGGGACATCGTCATCCATGTGCGCGTCGACGACGGTAAGGTCGAGGTCGCAGCCGGACCGGCGCCAGCGCCGGATTTGGTCATCGAAGCCGGGCCCGGAATCAAATGCTTGATGTCCGGCGAAATCAGCGCCGCCGAAGCGATCGCTAACGGAACAGTTCGCGTCACCGGCGATCCGCAATTGCTGACAAGATTC
Proteins encoded in this region:
- a CDS encoding winged helix-turn-helix transcriptional regulator, which produces NVLTARLKELESAGVVRRRLLPRPAGSVIYELTEYGAELEDVVVLLGRWGAKLLSEPRAGEIITVDSMVMAMRSTFHGEASRGLHASFEMHLGDIVIHVRVDDGKVEVAAGPAPAPDLVIEAGPGIKCLMSGEISAAEAIANGTVRVTGDPQLLTRFAEMFRIEPMPESIPVLN